A window from Rhizosphaericola mali encodes these proteins:
- a CDS encoding peptidoglycan-binding protein: MQPIEIQQRLKELGFWTTSKALYNNYGPATKAAVKAYQIAMDLGIDGVAGPETIRSLFPQVPKGLIDLVVSKAAIDKLTIPAEIGSIAQYNQKYRFPTFPGGGSGLTIGIGYDLGYNTASQIAADWGDLVDANTLKRLQSVAGLKGDAAKAKLSTIKDISIPYDDAKQVFLERTLFRFAKEAVNTYPGLQYLFPDATGTIVDTVFNRGASLVGTTRVEMAALKPAIQNADYKEMAKQYRSMKRWWDGIANNGEISRFPGLVIRCEDRAVLCEHAAHDYFADDVVHLYI, translated from the coding sequence ATGCAACCAATAGAAATACAACAAAGATTAAAGGAGCTAGGCTTTTGGACTACTAGCAAAGCACTTTACAACAATTATGGACCAGCGACGAAAGCAGCGGTGAAGGCTTACCAAATAGCAATGGATCTGGGTATTGATGGAGTTGCAGGTCCTGAAACTATACGTTCCTTATTTCCTCAAGTTCCAAAAGGGTTGATCGATCTTGTAGTTTCCAAAGCAGCCATTGACAAATTAACAATACCAGCGGAAATTGGATCAATAGCTCAATACAATCAAAAGTATCGGTTTCCGACATTTCCTGGTGGAGGATCTGGTTTAACGATTGGTATAGGTTATGACCTTGGTTATAATACAGCTTCTCAAATAGCTGCAGATTGGGGAGATTTGGTTGACGCCAATACATTGAAGCGTTTGCAATCAGTTGCTGGATTGAAAGGCGATGCTGCCAAAGCCAAACTATCTACGATCAAAGATATTTCCATTCCTTACGATGACGCAAAACAAGTATTTCTTGAAAGAACGCTTTTCCGATTTGCAAAAGAAGCTGTCAATACTTACCCAGGTTTGCAATATTTGTTTCCAGATGCAACCGGAACCATTGTTGATACTGTTTTCAATCGTGGAGCTTCTCTTGTGGGTACGACGCGCGTTGAAATGGCAGCATTGAAACCAGCTATCCAAAATGCAGATTATAAAGAAATGGCAAAACAATACAGATCAATGAAACGCTGGTGGGATGGTATTGCGAATAATGGCGAAATTTCTCGTTTCCCTGGGCTAGTTATTAGATGTGAAGATCGGGCGGTCTTATGCGAACATGCAGCACATGATTATTTTGCGGATGATGTAGTGCATTTGTATATATAA
- a CDS encoding phage holin family protein produces the protein MKNLLTYITYFLRAFPESIKNAGIGGFITKALLFLWLPFTNLIEMLVCLLIVIFLNMAVGARAAVKTGEKFQPKKFFWGFMEHFIVDGLCVFLAWIFEVIVKVNFPYEKFYIMGVVTLFICLWEISCMLKNGAKGWPHYTYLLKLSGITNAWQDTIEEKAKHLPDQIINPKIKHDEE, from the coding sequence ATGAAAAATTTACTCACATACATTACCTATTTTTTAAGAGCCTTTCCTGAAAGCATTAAAAATGCTGGAATCGGAGGTTTTATCACCAAAGCTTTACTATTCTTATGGTTACCATTTACCAACCTTATTGAAATGCTTGTTTGTTTACTCATAGTTATATTTCTAAATATGGCTGTAGGTGCTAGAGCAGCTGTAAAAACTGGAGAAAAGTTTCAGCCTAAAAAATTCTTTTGGGGATTCATGGAACATTTTATAGTTGATGGTTTATGTGTTTTCCTTGCTTGGATTTTTGAAGTCATAGTTAAGGTCAACTTTCCGTATGAAAAGTTCTATATAATGGGTGTTGTTACACTATTTATCTGTCTATGGGAAATAAGCTGTATGCTAAAAAATGGAGCTAAGGGATGGCCTCATTACACATATTTACTCAAATTGTCAGGTATCACCAATGCTTGGCAAGATACGATAGAAGAAAAAGCGAAACATCTACCTGATCAAATTATTAATCCAAAAATTAAGCACGATGAAGAATAA
- a CDS encoding heparinase II/III domain-containing protein: MAIKNILDIVAFDDDLESITDSIDFSSIAAHPRLFLKSGDISNIISLVGSDTKIATFHAKIMAIADAALTADNITYKLDESGTRILQYTATPLAQRLTSLAYAYKYTGTATYATRAVTEMLNACAYPDWHTSHMLDTATILTGFSICYDWLYSAIGATDRTTIETTVFKYALNLIYSNSVSDYSTNQTNWNQVCSCGIGLASIAFYNVNTTICGYFLNKLLHTLRIPAGFYEPDGTYREGPGYWSFGTNQHLLLLQGLESAFGTDFYLSDFTGLQKTWKYKLFTYSPTNKGFNYGDSSEGFTDVNPALFYYAIKNADTSVLYLQIKFLANGYDTYEPYARFMIPLLATKLNYSNVTTPKNVFYGSGETPVIIARMGWDSDQDHYLGFKGGKCNQSHAHMDIGTFVYESKGIRWACDLGSEPYTNSENGGINSSDNTQYSNKWQVYRNSIKPHNILQLDGANLLVDGFSDIVKVNKLTNKAGGVIDLTAPNANKLKFYTREINIIDGSYLQIIDTIIVGSTDVSARWNMSTYGSGVVNGDGSITLTSGSNTAILATSFSNAKAYTARVLSNEGTNSYDSSNTTTKKVCFDFTLNKNESIVITTTIKPQ; this comes from the coding sequence ATGGCAATTAAAAATATATTAGATATTGTTGCATTCGATGACGATTTAGAAAGTATAACTGATAGTATCGACTTTAGTTCTATTGCTGCGCACCCGCGCTTATTTTTAAAAAGCGGGGATATTTCCAATATTATTTCTTTAGTTGGAAGCGATACTAAAATTGCCACATTTCATGCAAAAATAATGGCGATTGCAGACGCCGCCCTAACAGCCGATAATATTACATATAAATTGGATGAAAGCGGAACTAGGATATTACAATATACAGCAACACCACTCGCGCAAAGACTTACATCTTTAGCTTATGCTTATAAATACACCGGGACGGCGACGTACGCCACAAGAGCGGTAACGGAAATGCTAAATGCGTGCGCGTACCCCGATTGGCACACATCACACATGTTAGATACGGCAACCATCTTAACAGGATTTTCTATTTGCTACGATTGGCTGTATTCTGCTATTGGCGCGACCGATAGAACTACTATCGAAACAACGGTATTTAAATATGCCCTAAATTTAATTTATTCTAATAGTGTATCCGACTATTCAACAAACCAAACGAACTGGAACCAAGTCTGTTCCTGTGGTATTGGGCTCGCATCTATCGCTTTCTACAATGTAAACACAACTATTTGCGGCTATTTTCTTAATAAACTATTGCATACCCTTAGAATTCCCGCCGGGTTTTACGAACCCGATGGAACATATAGAGAAGGTCCAGGATATTGGAGTTTTGGAACAAACCAACATCTTTTATTATTACAAGGGTTAGAAAGTGCATTCGGGACTGATTTTTATTTGTCTGATTTTACAGGGCTACAAAAAACATGGAAATATAAATTATTTACATACAGTCCTACTAATAAAGGGTTTAATTATGGCGATAGTTCTGAAGGTTTTACGGATGTTAATCCTGCTCTTTTTTATTATGCCATAAAAAATGCAGATACTTCGGTTTTATACTTACAAATTAAATTCCTTGCAAACGGTTATGATACATACGAGCCTTATGCTCGATTCATGATACCTCTTCTTGCAACAAAATTGAATTATAGCAATGTCACAACTCCCAAAAATGTGTTTTATGGAAGTGGAGAAACGCCCGTAATTATTGCTCGTATGGGATGGGATTCCGATCAGGATCACTATTTGGGTTTTAAAGGTGGGAAGTGTAACCAATCCCATGCGCACATGGACATAGGAACTTTCGTATACGAATCGAAAGGTATTAGATGGGCTTGCGACTTAGGATCAGAACCTTATACAAATTCTGAAAACGGAGGGATAAACTCTTCTGACAATACACAGTATTCGAATAAATGGCAGGTGTACAGGAATTCTATTAAACCGCATAACATCTTACAATTAGATGGGGCGAACTTACTTGTAGATGGATTTAGCGATATTGTTAAAGTAAATAAATTGACAAATAAAGCAGGCGGAGTAATAGATTTAACCGCTCCAAATGCTAACAAATTAAAATTCTACACAAGAGAAATTAATATTATAGACGGATCGTATTTACAAATTATAGATACAATTATAGTTGGTAGTACAGATGTTTCCGCTAGATGGAATATGTCGACTTATGGATCTGGTGTTGTAAATGGCGATGGTTCTATTACGCTTACAAGTGGCAGCAATACAGCCATTTTAGCCACCTCATTTTCAAATGCAAAAGCATATACGGCGCGCGTGTTGAGTAATGAAGGGACTAATAGTTACGATTCTTCCAACACAACTACTAAAAAAGTTTGTTTCGATTTTACGCTTAATAAAAATGAATCTATTGTAATAACTACAACAATAAAACCACAATAA